attaaaaatattgttttcctCCTGCAGAGAAGGGGACAGAGAGGGAAAGATTATTTCAAGGGGGGACTGATGATACCAAACCCAGACTTAGAACACCTGAAGAAATCATGGCTACATATAGAAAAGCTGGGGTAATTTCATATGATGGTTTTAGTTTAACTAGTACTGTTTTCCATAATTTAACAGCTCACTGAATGGATTGTCTTATTATCTGATGTGGTAATTAATTTAAGGACGCTTCTTCGGTGGCTGCACATGCTAGAGACAAGCTCGCACAGAGGCAGGAAAAATTGGAGGTAGGTTATTCATTGGATATTTCCATAAGAAATTATTTGGTCTGGATTGACTGTGTTGCTTTACCCTTGGTTACTTtcctagagagagaaaaaaaatgaagagaaaagtGTGACAGTTTATATGACTACTGTATTGATGTCAAGATTGAATTTACAGTTTAATCATATCCAAgttaatgaatattttattgatgacCTTGTAGCCCAATAGTACTCCTTCCTTTCAAGAAGGTACTAGGGTTAAACCTTTTAAAGATAGGATTTGTGGCTGTGGAGATTACAGATGATTACATAGATTACAGATGATTACATcctttggaaagaaaaaaaattatactccCACCTCACCTTGTCCTTGGAATTTTATCAACTTTTCTACTAAAACTTCTTTACTGAGGTGGAAGGTTCTTGAGTGTTGGGCAATCACTTCCACATGCGGTTTACCGGCAACACCATTTTTATCTGAagttgtgaaaaagaaaagaaaaaaatttgcaatgTCACTAAAGCTTATTCGAATTCAATTCCAGTAAGTAGCACTTCTTTGACTGGCCCCTGAACTAGCTTTTCTTGTTACGTGCATCAGAAAATTAGCAGGCGCACTGAAGAGCTGCAAAGTGGAGCTGAAGACTTTGCATCATTGGCAAATGAGCTTGTCAAGACCCTGGAGGCACGAAAAAAATGGTGGCATATATGAAAAGAAAGTCCGGCTATCTGTGTGTGCTTTAATATTTTAGAGGCAGGAGGATTACCACGATACCAGAAATATTCTCAGAAACCTGCAATCGgctttcaataaaaaatgtgATTTGTAGCCTTTAATCAAGCTGACAAGCAAAAGTCCATGCCGTATATGGTGTATCTGAGTTTTCCAAAGCCCTTCATGTAAATTGTGTAACTACGGCATAAATATCATTTTTGGAGGGAGTAAAACAAGACagatttttattgttttattcaTTGTACAAGATTGAGAAAAATGACAAGTGATTGTCTAATTATTGTACAGGATTGagaaaaaatgaaggtaaattATCTAATTGATAATTGATTTCACAGCATAGAAGAAGTCATCAGTGTCATTGGTTTTGCATTGGTGTGGGCCTGAGTGATGGTGGCTCAGCAATTCTGATGTGTACATGTATCTGTTTACCACCAATAACTAATCCAAAATTTGTAGCTTCAACTCTTCGATGAAGAATTAATCAAAGTAAAAGAATCTATTACTTCCAACTCTTCAATGAGGAATTAATCAAACTAAGAGACTACATCACTAGGTCCTTCGATGAGATTTGAAGCTCACTCACTTCCAAGATGATCTCTTACGAACACCATGGCAATGTGTTTTTGAGCACTGCAAGCCACCGAGTTCTTAAGTGATCTCTCACCAACACCTTCATAGCACCAAACTTTCTCTTGCCCAAAGCATGGTGATTGGCAAAACAATTACTTAGTTAATGCTTAACGTTGCGttatgctagattttttttcatctatttgAAGAAAAGAGGCCATAGTGTGATGTATTCAATCAGAATTCTCCAACTTGACCACTCTCAGGTTCCAGAGAATAATCCCATGTGAATTAGCCCTCCACTTTTCACTATtctagtgagagagagagattgagggaGTGCCTGATTCACAGAGAAATGTACAATTCAATTGGAAGAACAAGTTTTGGTAGAATTGTTAAAGAGTGGTCATCTAATAAATGAGGAAAAAAGAAGTGCCTGATTCACAaaggatttttctttcttttttgtaaattatatCAGACACAAGGCGATGCCAAAATTAAAGGGTATGTAACCATTGTTCAGTACATGATTAATGAGAACGTTACAGGGGTTAAAAATTCACTATGACAGCATTTTCCTCAGTATGTCACCGCAAATTTGTGAACAAACTTCAGCCTCCACTGGGCACTAAGACCAGACACCTCCTCCTATACCATCCACAACTCTCGAGCTACTAAGTTTCCTGCCAACAAGATCTCTCAGCTCAATTTCGCTAGGGAATCTATTCTCCTTCAGCTTAGAGAAAACCTACAAGTCCAAAGAGGTAAAAGTGATGAGAGCCATGCAAAAATTGAAGAGTTTTTCACGTGTCACAATAACTGCCCTTAAAATCAACCAAGAAGACTTCAAAAATATCCCAAACTGGTATCTGACATTGAGTTTACTACCCAAGCAGGATCAACAAAAATACGTTAACTGGACCTAAAAAGTGAGCAAAATCTATGTATCGAAAGAAGATAAGAACTTTACCAGTTCACCATTACAATATACTTCAAAAGCACCAGAACTCTGCAGGAAGGATTGGATGAAGTTCCCCAAAAGCCAAGTGCTTGCAATACTTCGAAATTTATTGGCACGCAAGGAGTAGAACCAAGGAGGTGGTGCCGCAAATCCCAACCTTGGAAAAATCTGTTCACCTGCCATTATTGTCCCAATAATTCCAAATTGAACAACAGGTACAGCTTTGCTCAGTAGGCGTTTTGGAAGTGGAGGTGGGTGGTTCGCCAGAGCAACATTGATCCCAGGAAATGATGTGTCTAGCATGTTCTTCATTGTTACTGCATTTCCTCTGCCACAAGAAACATAATTTACATGTGACAATAGATAGAACAACTGCCACCACCACTAAGCCttagtctcaaaattttggggtcagctatggatcctcaacaaactACTCGTGGTCAGCCACATGAATTCAAATTTAAGAGAGAACACCAATGATCTTACAAAGTACatgtccaaaattttaaaaatgaaccTACGTATAGATTGATGTAATTCGAAACAGTTTCCTATTACAACAGCGACGTACTGATGGAAACAAGTAACTTGACCTAGTTATTATTAACAAACACAATTGAGCTGACATCATGGATTTAAATTATACTACTGTCACAAGTAATAGTTTGGGCGATATTTAGAgttaaaacaatataaaaattatagaaactACTACGATGACAATTAAGTTATATTCGTGATCAAAACTGTCAAAATAGGACGGAGGACGAAGTAAAACATTTCATAGAAAgaagaattgacaaaattagTCTGCATAAACTTACATATTTTAGAACATATTTCCAAAAGCAAGACTCTACTACCAGAAATTGAAGAGTATGCTAAAGTTCCATTGACCAAGGAATTCTAAGTTTCTAACATCAAGATGCAAACCAATGACTCGTAACAGTAATTTAGCAACACAAGTTGCCAATCCACACAATTCACATGTAGAATTTAAAGTCAAAAGTATATATCATAACACACCATTTCTTCATCAATCAGTTtcacccttttttcttttcctatatttacttttcaaaatgGACGACTTGGATA
The DNA window shown above is from Quercus lobata isolate SW786 chromosome 7, ValleyOak3.0 Primary Assembly, whole genome shotgun sequence and carries:
- the LOC115952466 gene encoding selT-like protein: MDRAQLFLLGIPMFLFCTDIVNLFITPPPKVPTTNQFHYKPPNPIPQQPILNQPLDFPTQKPSGIVGGGIGLGSTVNINFCSSCSYRGNAVTMKNMLDTSFPGINVALANHPPPLPKRLLSKAVPVVQFGIIGTIMAGEQIFPRLGFAAPPPWFYSLRANKFRSIASTWLLGNFIQSFLQSSGAFEVYCNGELVFSKLKENRFPSEIELRDLVGRKLSSSRVVDGIGGGVWS